One genomic segment of Chryseobacterium phocaeense includes these proteins:
- the rplR gene encoding 50S ribosomal protein L18, whose protein sequence is MALSKLEKRIRIKRRVRGKISGSSELPRLSVYKSNKEIYAQLIDDKNGTTLASASSREKGVDANGTKTEVSAAVGKAIAAKAIAAGIESIVFDRNGFVYHGRVKALADGAREGGLKF, encoded by the coding sequence ATGGCATTAAGTAAATTAGAAAAAAGAATAAGAATCAAAAGAAGAGTGAGAGGAAAAATCTCCGGTTCTTCTGAATTGCCAAGATTATCTGTATACAAAAGTAATAAGGAAATTTACGCTCAGTTAATCGATGATAAAAATGGTACAACTTTAGCCTCGGCTTCTTCAAGAGAGAAGGGTGTAGATGCTAACGGTACCAAGACAGAAGTTTCTGCTGCTGTTGGTAAAGCTATTGCTGCTAAAGCTATCGCTGCAGGAATTGAAAGTATTGTATTTGACAGAAACGGATTCGTATACCACGGTAGAGTGAAAGCTTTAGCTGATGGAGCGAGAGAAGGTGGACTTAAATTCTAA
- the rpsH gene encoding 30S ribosomal protein S8, with amino-acid sequence MVTDPISDFLTRVRNAQSAGHKVVEIPASKIKKEITKILFDQGYILNYKFEDSAVQGTIKIALKYDKQTSKPAIKSIQRASRPGLRQYKGSDELPRVLNGLGIAVISTSKGVMTDKKAREEKVGGEVICYVY; translated from the coding sequence ATGGTAACAGATCCAATTTCAGATTTCCTAACAAGAGTAAGGAACGCACAAAGCGCAGGCCACAAAGTGGTGGAAATTCCTGCATCGAAAATCAAAAAGGAGATTACTAAGATCTTATTTGATCAGGGGTATATCTTAAACTACAAGTTTGAAGATAGCGCTGTTCAGGGAACGATCAAAATCGCTTTAAAGTATGACAAGCAAACCAGCAAACCGGCTATTAAATCTATCCAGAGAGCTTCTAGACCAGGTTTAAGACAGTACAAAGGTTCTGACGAACTTCCAAGAGTACTGAACGGTTTGGGTATAGCTGTTATCTCTACTTCTAAAGGAGTAATGACTGACAAGAAAGCTAGAGAAGAAAAAGTAGGCGGTGAAGTAATCTGCTATGTTTATTAA
- the rpsE gene encoding 30S ribosomal protein S5, with translation MLGLDNIERVKPGGLELKDRLVAVNRVTKVTKGGRAFGFSAIVVVGNEDGVIGHGLGKSKEVASAIAKAVEDAKKNLVKVPVMNHTIPHQTTARYGGADIFLRPASHGTGLIAGGAVRAVLESAGIHDILSKSKGSSNPHNVVKATFKALLDIRRPEEVARMRGVSLTKVFNG, from the coding sequence ATGTTAGGACTAGATAATATAGAAAGAGTAAAACCGGGAGGATTAGAATTAAAAGATCGTCTCGTAGCTGTTAACAGAGTAACAAAAGTAACCAAAGGAGGTAGAGCTTTCGGATTTTCTGCTATCGTAGTAGTAGGTAACGAAGACGGAGTAATCGGTCACGGTCTTGGAAAATCTAAAGAAGTTGCTTCTGCAATCGCGAAAGCTGTTGAAGATGCTAAGAAAAACCTTGTGAAAGTTCCTGTAATGAACCACACCATTCCTCACCAGACTACTGCAAGATACGGTGGAGCAGATATCTTCCTTAGACCTGCTTCTCACGGTACAGGGCTTATCGCTGGTGGTGCGGTAAGAGCGGTATTGGAATCTGCTGGTATCCATGACATCCTTTCAAAATCTAAAGGATCTTCTAACCCTCACAACGTGGTGAAAGCTACTTTCAAAGCGTTATTGGATATCAGAAGACCTGAAGAAGTTGCAAGAATGAGAGGAGTTTCTCTAACTAAAGTGTTTAACGGTTAA
- the rplF gene encoding 50S ribosomal protein L6, protein MSRIGKAIITIPAGVTITENNSVVTVKGPKGELSQELTAGITLEQKDGELNVNRPSDSKQHKALHGLYRALINNMIVGVNTGFEKKLELVGVGYRASHAGQKLELALGFSHGIVLELPAEVKVDTLTEKGKNPIITLTSHDNQLLGMVAAKIRSFRKPEPYKGKGVRFVGEIVRRKAGKSA, encoded by the coding sequence ATGTCAAGAATTGGTAAAGCAATTATAACAATTCCAGCTGGAGTTACAATTACTGAAAATAACAGTGTTGTAACTGTAAAAGGACCTAAAGGAGAACTTTCTCAGGAACTTACAGCAGGAATTACTTTAGAACAGAAAGATGGAGAACTGAACGTAAACAGACCATCTGATTCTAAACAACACAAAGCGCTTCACGGTTTATACAGAGCGTTGATCAACAACATGATTGTTGGTGTTAATACAGGTTTCGAAAAGAAACTGGAACTAGTAGGGGTAGGATACAGAGCTTCACACGCAGGTCAGAAACTTGAGTTGGCTTTAGGATTCTCTCACGGTATTGTACTGGAACTTCCAGCTGAAGTAAAAGTAGATACATTGACTGAAAAAGGTAAAAACCCAATTATTACTTTAACGTCTCACGACAACCAACTTCTAGGAATGGTAGCTGCAAAGATCCGTTCTTTCAGAAAGCCTGAACCATACAAAGGAAAAGGGGTAAGATTCGTAGGAGAAATTGTTAGACGTAAAGCTGGTAAATCTGCTTAA
- the rplO gene encoding 50S ribosomal protein L15 encodes MNLNNIKPAAGSTFNSKRIGRGQGTGKGGTATKGHKGQKARAGYSQKIGFEGGQMPLQRRLPKFGFKNVNRKKFRGVNLDTIQTLIENKSITGDITKEVLVENGVVSKNELVKIMGRGELKSAVSISADKFTKSAEELIAKAGGKAITL; translated from the coding sequence ATGAATTTAAACAACATAAAACCTGCTGCAGGTTCTACTTTCAACTCTAAAAGAATTGGTAGAGGACAAGGTACAGGAAAAGGAGGTACTGCTACGAAAGGTCACAAAGGTCAGAAAGCAAGAGCCGGTTATTCTCAGAAAATCGGTTTCGAAGGTGGACAGATGCCTTTACAAAGAAGATTACCTAAATTCGGTTTCAAAAACGTAAACAGAAAAAAGTTTAGAGGCGTAAACCTTGATACTATCCAGACTTTAATCGAGAACAAATCCATCACCGGAGATATTACGAAAGAAGTTTTAGTAGAAAACGGTGTAGTTTCTAAAAACGAATTAGTGAAAATTATGGGTAGAGGAGAATTGAAATCTGCGGTTTCAATCTCTGCTGACAAGTTCACTAAATCTGCTGAAGAGCTTATTGCTAAAGCAGGTGGAAAAGCAATTACCTTATAA
- the secY gene encoding preprotein translocase subunit SecY yields MKEFIQTLKNIWSLKELRDKILFTLGIILVYRFASYISLPAINLAEVGDLLEHYKNQGGNKQGAGLLGLLSSFTGGAFSHASVMALGIMPYISASIIVQLMGMAIPYLQKLQKDGESGRNTLNQITRWLTIGVCLVQAPSYLTSITQLFLPYAQFSSAYYVEPNSIMFWLPSIVILVAGSVFAMWLGEKITDKGIGNGISILIMVGILSRLPEAFVQEMAVQNGKGGMGSIMILIEVIFWMLVVLLAVVLSVAVRKIPIQYVSRAQARGGVNRNLMQGARQWIPLKVNAAGVMPIIFAQALMFVPGLLTKFDESNTFLAGFKNVFSWQYNVLFALLIIIFSFFYTAITIPVNQMADDLKRNGGLVPKVRPGKETADYLDDILSKITLPGAIFLSIFAVLPAIVHGSFVQTDAFALFFGGTSLLIMVGVILDTVQQINTYLLNHHYDGLMQSKLSRTTGY; encoded by the coding sequence ATGAAAGAATTTATACAAACCCTTAAGAATATTTGGAGCCTAAAGGAATTAAGAGATAAAATTCTCTTTACGTTAGGTATTATCCTTGTGTATAGATTCGCATCTTATATCTCGCTTCCCGCAATTAACCTTGCAGAAGTGGGAGATCTCTTAGAGCATTATAAAAATCAAGGCGGTAACAAGCAAGGAGCAGGTCTCCTTGGCTTGCTTTCGTCGTTTACGGGGGGAGCTTTCAGCCACGCTTCCGTAATGGCGTTGGGAATCATGCCTTATATTTCTGCTTCTATTATTGTTCAGTTGATGGGGATGGCTATTCCTTATCTTCAGAAACTTCAGAAGGATGGAGAGTCAGGTAGAAATACATTGAACCAAATTACAAGATGGTTAACGATAGGGGTGTGTCTGGTACAGGCGCCTTCTTACTTAACTTCTATTACTCAATTATTCCTACCATATGCTCAGTTCTCTTCTGCATACTATGTAGAGCCGAATTCCATTATGTTCTGGTTACCAAGTATCGTTATTTTGGTTGCCGGTTCAGTATTCGCAATGTGGTTGGGTGAGAAAATCACCGACAAAGGTATCGGGAACGGTATCTCTATCCTTATTATGGTGGGGATCCTTTCAAGATTACCTGAAGCATTCGTACAGGAAATGGCCGTGCAGAACGGAAAAGGAGGAATGGGATCTATCATGATCCTTATTGAAGTAATATTCTGGATGCTGGTAGTTCTTTTAGCAGTAGTTTTATCTGTTGCTGTCAGAAAAATCCCGATTCAGTATGTAAGCAGAGCTCAAGCAAGAGGAGGTGTAAACAGAAATCTTATGCAGGGAGCAAGACAGTGGATCCCATTGAAAGTGAATGCTGCTGGTGTAATGCCGATTATCTTTGCCCAGGCACTGATGTTCGTACCAGGATTATTAACGAAGTTCGATGAGTCCAATACTTTTCTTGCAGGTTTCAAGAATGTTTTTAGCTGGCAGTACAATGTATTGTTCGCGCTATTAATTATTATCTTCTCATTCTTCTATACTGCAATTACAATTCCGGTAAACCAAATGGCTGATGATTTGAAGAGAAATGGAGGTTTAGTACCGAAAGTAAGACCCGGTAAAGAAACAGCTGACTATTTAGATGATATTTTATCAAAAATTACCTTGCCAGGTGCAATATTTTTGTCTATCTTTGCAGTCCTTCCGGCAATAGTGCATGGAAGCTTTGTTCAGACAGACGCGTTTGCCCTATTTTTCGGGGGAACATCACTATTAATTATGGTGGGTGTAATTTTAGATACCGTTCAACAGATTAACACATATCTGCTGAACCATCACTATGATGGCTTAATGCAGTCTAAATTGTCAAGAACGACTGGATATTAA
- the rpmD gene encoding 50S ribosomal protein L30 yields the protein MATIKVKQVRSAIGRTKTQKRTLEALGFKKLHQVVEHEATPSILGMIAAVSHLLEVQK from the coding sequence ATGGCAACAATCAAAGTAAAGCAAGTAAGAAGCGCTATTGGAAGAACAAAAACCCAAAAGAGAACGCTTGAAGCATTAGGATTTAAGAAACTTCACCAAGTTGTAGAACATGAAGCTACTCCTTCTATCTTAGGAATGATAGCTGCAGTTAGTCATTTACTTGAAGTTCAGAAATAA
- the infA gene encoding translation initiation factor IF-1, with product MAKQKHIEQDGVITEALSNAQFRVELENGHILIAHISGKMRMHYIKLLPGDKVKLEMSPYDLTKGRITFRY from the coding sequence ATGGCAAAACAAAAACATATTGAACAAGACGGCGTTATCACGGAAGCACTTTCGAACGCCCAGTTCCGTGTAGAGCTGGAGAATGGGCATATACTTATTGCTCATATTTCCGGTAAAATGAGAATGCATTATATTAAACTTTTACCTGGAGACAAGGTAAAACTAGAAATGTCTCCCTATGATTTAACGAAAGGGAGAATTACATTTAGATATTAA